The following are encoded together in the Corynebacterium jeikeium genome:
- a CDS encoding transporter substrate-binding domain-containing protein, with amino-acid sequence MRKQAFKPVVAALSTAAITLTSACSTDSPRLPEWPSVQHNASDDLPYGATYVQPHEVPSDGDAAADTNTDIDNTGDEEPFGSIKPDTREPKERVPQIMRRGRLVVGVAQSLNRLGFRDPVSGDVAGFEVDLAREIARDIFGDPNRIEFRYVESRERAEALKSGDVDIVVRTMSPTLSRQSKLEFSIPYLQVHSRLLVLSDSQIESFNDLHNKTVCVTRDSTSAVRVKQYDVGRLLLTQAWTDCLMAMQRFQADAIFTDDAILTGLRAQDPYTTLVADAPETSYYSVAISPPGFPKNTTGLVMQVNSTMERIRRDGTWKNLYNTWLADYLGPASSLPIKYRTEEETKELNKIRRKAANGDAE; translated from the coding sequence ATGAGAAAACAAGCGTTCAAACCTGTAGTCGCCGCCCTATCCACCGCGGCAATCACCCTCACTTCGGCCTGCTCCACGGATAGTCCCCGCCTACCAGAATGGCCCTCCGTACAGCACAATGCCAGCGACGATCTGCCCTACGGCGCGACGTATGTGCAACCTCACGAGGTCCCCAGCGACGGTGACGCCGCAGCGGATACCAACACAGACATCGACAACACTGGCGACGAAGAACCCTTTGGCTCCATCAAGCCAGACACCCGCGAGCCGAAGGAGCGCGTGCCGCAAATCATGCGCCGGGGTCGTCTGGTGGTGGGCGTGGCCCAGTCTCTGAACCGACTGGGTTTCCGCGACCCGGTCTCTGGCGACGTCGCAGGCTTCGAAGTGGACCTCGCACGGGAGATCGCACGAGACATTTTCGGTGACCCGAACAGAATCGAATTCCGCTACGTCGAAAGCCGCGAGCGCGCCGAGGCGCTGAAGAGCGGCGACGTGGACATTGTGGTGCGCACAATGTCGCCGACTCTTTCCCGCCAATCGAAGCTAGAGTTTTCAATCCCCTATCTGCAGGTTCACTCGCGCCTGCTGGTATTGAGCGACTCTCAGATCGAGAGCTTCAACGACCTGCACAACAAGACCGTGTGTGTGACTCGCGACTCGACCTCCGCGGTGCGGGTCAAACAGTACGACGTGGGGCGATTGCTGCTAACCCAGGCGTGGACGGATTGTCTGATGGCCATGCAGCGCTTCCAAGCCGATGCCATCTTTACCGATGACGCGATCCTCACCGGCCTACGAGCCCAGGACCCCTATACGACCCTGGTAGCAGACGCGCCGGAAACCAGTTACTACTCGGTGGCTATTTCCCCGCCGGGATTCCCCAAGAATACGACCGGACTGGTGATGCAAGTGAACTCCACCATGGAGAGGATTCGGCGCGACGGAACGTGGAAGAACCTCTATAACACGTGGCTGGCGGATTACTTAGGGCCGGCGTCATCACTACCGATCAAGTACCGCACCGAGGAAGAGACGAAGGAGCTCAACAAGATTCGGCGAAAGGCGGCGAACGGCGATGCAGAGTAA
- a CDS encoding ABC transporter ATP-binding protein, with translation MITVSSLTKAYKGNTVVNDLNFEVTPGIVTGFLGPNGAGKSTTMRMIVGLDEPTKGTARIDGKAYSEYQRPLEKVGTLLDAKWVHPNRSAAAHLRWVAAANGFSKKRVDEVLGIVGLSDVAGRKAGKFSLGMGQRLGLACALLGDPEVLILDEPVNGLDPEGIRWVRDFVRALAREGRTVLISSHLLSEMAQTADHLIVIGKGRLVANQSTHEFIKSTSEVSTVVRTDHIAEMKAALTEESVAFQEGKDLDGRPTLTIPQQESDWIGALAYSYGLRLRELSEKRPSLEDAYLRMTQEHVEYHASVEPEKTEASKTEPAGGRHKEKSAPESSAKENSEATGNAVRVQKEGDK, from the coding sequence ATGATTACGGTCAGTTCCCTAACCAAAGCCTATAAAGGCAACACGGTAGTCAACGATTTGAATTTTGAGGTCACTCCCGGAATCGTCACCGGGTTCCTAGGCCCCAACGGTGCCGGCAAGTCCACCACGATGCGAATGATCGTGGGGCTGGATGAGCCGACCAAGGGAACTGCCCGTATCGATGGCAAGGCGTATTCCGAGTACCAGCGCCCGCTGGAGAAGGTCGGCACGCTGCTGGACGCCAAGTGGGTTCACCCCAACCGCAGCGCCGCAGCGCACCTGCGGTGGGTCGCTGCTGCCAATGGCTTTTCCAAGAAGCGCGTTGATGAAGTCCTGGGCATCGTGGGCCTGAGCGATGTAGCGGGCCGCAAGGCCGGCAAGTTCTCTCTGGGTATGGGCCAGCGCCTAGGCCTGGCCTGTGCACTGCTGGGCGACCCGGAGGTGCTGATCCTAGACGAGCCTGTAAACGGCCTGGACCCAGAGGGTATCCGCTGGGTGCGCGATTTCGTCCGCGCCCTGGCGCGGGAGGGGCGCACCGTGCTGATTAGCTCCCACCTGCTCAGTGAGATGGCACAGACCGCCGACCACCTGATCGTCATCGGTAAGGGGCGCCTGGTGGCAAACCAGAGCACCCACGAGTTCATCAAGTCCACTTCCGAGGTATCCACCGTCGTGCGTACCGACCACATCGCGGAGATGAAGGCCGCGCTGACGGAGGAGTCGGTGGCGTTCCAGGAGGGTAAGGATCTGGATGGTCGCCCGACACTCACCATCCCGCAGCAGGAAAGCGACTGGATTGGTGCCCTGGCCTACAGCTACGGCCTGCGCCTGCGCGAGCTGTCGGAGAAGCGTCCGAGCCTGGAGGATGCATACCTGCGTATGACGCAGGAGCACGTGGAGTACCACGCCAGCGTGGAGCCCGAGAAAACCGAGGCAAGCAAAACTGAGCCTGCAGGTGGGCGTCATAAAGAAAAAAGCGCACCAGAAAGCAGCGCTAAGGAAAACAGCGAGGCAACCGGCAACGCCGTGCGCGTGCAGAAGGAAGGGGACAAGTAA
- a CDS encoding ABC transporter permease subunit, with protein sequence MVNLIKSELIKIRSTKALWWTSGLILFFSLGFALLNGAMTGSLLTSDEAKKDPELYMSVAAGIGSDMGLSGFLSFGMMIVMIQAVMLVTTEYGANTSKTTLLATPTRWQVPIAKFLVYGVIASILALISNVLGTILASWSLGWKLEEEELLGKVGLGADGLWEQIGRIELYLLLTIAAAIGVGYLVRNTAGGIAIMLLWNLVIEGTLVQLVPKIRDWLPPYMPFTNADAYTGMRDLDGAPWGQTGSILYFAAWCVVLFVVGLVTLKKRDA encoded by the coding sequence ATGGTGAACCTGATCAAATCGGAGCTTATTAAGATCCGCAGCACCAAAGCCCTGTGGTGGACCTCCGGGCTGATTCTGTTCTTCTCGCTCGGCTTCGCGCTGCTAAACGGCGCCATGACCGGCTCGCTGCTGACCAGTGATGAAGCGAAGAAGGACCCAGAGCTTTACATGTCCGTCGCGGCGGGCATCGGTTCCGACATGGGACTTAGCGGCTTCCTTTCCTTCGGCATGATGATCGTGATGATCCAGGCCGTGATGCTGGTGACCACCGAATACGGCGCGAACACCAGCAAGACCACTCTTCTGGCGACCCCGACGCGCTGGCAAGTTCCTATCGCAAAGTTTCTGGTCTACGGCGTGATCGCCTCGATCCTCGCATTGATCTCCAACGTTCTAGGAACGATTCTCGCCAGCTGGTCGCTCGGCTGGAAGCTGGAGGAGGAAGAGCTGCTGGGCAAGGTGGGCCTCGGCGCCGATGGTCTGTGGGAGCAGATCGGGCGCATCGAGCTTTACCTGCTGCTAACCATCGCCGCTGCCATCGGCGTGGGCTACTTGGTGCGCAACACCGCCGGTGGCATCGCAATCATGCTGCTGTGGAACCTGGTGATCGAGGGCACGCTGGTGCAGCTGGTACCGAAGATTCGCGACTGGCTGCCACCGTACATGCCGTTCACCAACGCTGACGCCTACACCGGCATGCGGGATCTCGACGGGGCGCCGTGGGGTCAGACCGGCTCAATCTTGTACTTCGCCGCCTGGTGTGTGGTGCTCTTCGTTGTTGGCCTAGTGACGCTGAAGAAGCGGGACGCCTAA
- a CDS encoding MarR family winged helix-turn-helix transcriptional regulator, which yields MTPSPQKPPQTPSHPPVRGRKAPEILPEIDVSEIATAVYDFLSATRRLMERPNQSLEISQSEIEVLQFISQHPGCGVSDVARLRFLRASNVSATVRRLINGGLIRRQANPEDKRAQDLYLTDEGVDMMNSITDEWALIITKATDRMDARDIAKLRRGVPALRNLSLAAESLVDDLQRNPD from the coding sequence ATGACCCCGTCACCCCAGAAGCCGCCACAGACGCCTTCCCATCCCCCGGTACGCGGCCGTAAGGCACCCGAAATTCTGCCGGAGATCGACGTCTCCGAGATTGCCACGGCAGTGTATGACTTTCTTTCCGCCACCCGCCGCCTGATGGAGCGACCCAACCAGTCGCTGGAAATCTCCCAATCGGAGATCGAGGTCCTGCAGTTTATTTCCCAGCACCCGGGCTGCGGTGTTTCCGATGTTGCACGCCTGCGCTTCCTCCGTGCCTCTAACGTCTCGGCGACGGTGCGCCGCCTCATCAACGGCGGGCTGATCCGCCGGCAGGCCAACCCAGAGGACAAGCGCGCTCAGGATCTCTACCTCACGGATGAGGGCGTGGACATGATGAACTCCATCACCGACGAGTGGGCGCTCATCATCACCAAGGCCACAGACCGGATGGACGCGCGCGATATCGCTAAACTACGCCGTGGTGTGCCCGCCCTGCGAAATCTTTCCCTAGCTGCGGAGTCCCTCGTCGACGACCTGCAGCGCAACCCGGACTAG
- the cls gene encoding cardiolipin synthase, translating to MPFPDLLGLFSEFTDDLQWWQVTLVVLDYALKIFALGWVPKERRPTSAMAWLLAIFLIPFIGIFLFLLMGSPAINRRRHRIQNQANELIRTMSADEPDVPEGSELSDELRSLVRLNRELTALPAVNGTMQALHSDYEESIAAMARAVDSAEDYVNVEIYIMAWDDTTNPFFEALGRAAQRGVTVRVLWDHIGAHKYKGNKKLGKKLKAMGVDWQVMLPLQPFKWRFRRPDLRNHRKLVVVDGRVAFMGSQNMIEAPYQKAKNHKIGREWVDVMAELTGPIVTTINSVFAVDWYTETNEELDLINPTDVKQRLDTNNEDTGADIMQIVPSGPGFTTEPNLRLFTSIAHHAKHTLKLISPYFIPDESLMEAVTTACYRGVRVELYVSEKSDQPMVGHAQASYYSELLKAGVHMYLYPYPKVLHSKFAIADGEVAVMGSSNMDMRSFGLNYEISLMVGKGELLDALRSLTDDYRERSALLTAEQWSTRPLHKQYVDNVARLTSALQ from the coding sequence ATGCCCTTCCCCGACCTCCTCGGCCTGTTTAGCGAGTTCACCGACGACCTGCAGTGGTGGCAGGTCACGCTGGTTGTTCTGGACTACGCGCTGAAAATCTTTGCGCTGGGCTGGGTTCCTAAGGAACGACGCCCAACGTCCGCCATGGCCTGGCTGCTGGCCATCTTCCTGATCCCCTTTATCGGCATCTTCCTATTCCTGCTGATGGGATCCCCAGCGATCAACCGACGGCGCCACCGCATTCAGAATCAGGCGAATGAGCTGATCCGCACGATGAGTGCTGACGAGCCTGACGTTCCCGAGGGCAGCGAGCTCAGCGACGAGCTGCGTTCCTTGGTGCGGCTCAACCGGGAACTCACGGCACTGCCCGCCGTGAACGGCACCATGCAAGCCCTGCATTCGGACTACGAAGAATCTATTGCCGCGATGGCCCGTGCAGTGGACTCGGCCGAAGACTACGTGAACGTCGAAATTTACATCATGGCCTGGGACGATACGACCAACCCCTTTTTCGAAGCGCTCGGACGAGCAGCGCAACGGGGAGTGACCGTGCGCGTGCTGTGGGATCACATCGGCGCGCACAAGTACAAGGGCAACAAAAAGCTGGGCAAGAAGCTGAAGGCCATGGGAGTGGACTGGCAGGTCATGCTGCCCCTGCAACCCTTCAAGTGGCGCTTCCGCCGCCCCGATCTGCGCAACCACCGCAAGCTGGTAGTCGTCGACGGCCGGGTGGCTTTCATGGGCTCGCAGAACATGATTGAGGCCCCGTACCAGAAGGCGAAGAACCACAAGATCGGCCGCGAATGGGTGGACGTGATGGCGGAACTGACCGGGCCGATCGTCACCACCATCAACTCAGTATTCGCCGTGGACTGGTACACCGAAACAAACGAGGAACTGGACCTCATCAACCCAACGGACGTCAAACAGCGGCTGGATACCAACAACGAAGACACAGGTGCGGACATCATGCAGATCGTGCCCTCTGGGCCCGGCTTCACCACGGAGCCGAACCTGCGCCTGTTCACCTCCATTGCCCACCACGCCAAGCACACCCTCAAGCTGATTAGCCCTTACTTCATCCCCGACGAGTCCCTCATGGAGGCCGTGACCACCGCCTGCTATCGGGGAGTTCGGGTGGAGCTCTATGTCTCCGAGAAATCCGATCAGCCGATGGTGGGCCACGCACAGGCCTCCTACTACTCGGAACTACTGAAGGCCGGAGTGCACATGTACCTGTACCCCTATCCGAAGGTCCTGCACTCTAAGTTCGCCATTGCCGACGGCGAGGTAGCCGTAATGGGCAGCTCCAACATGGATATGCGCAGCTTCGGCCTGAACTACGAGATTTCGCTGATGGTCGGCAAGGGCGAGCTACTGGACGCCCTGCGCTCCCTGACCGACGACTACCGGGAGCGCTCCGCGCTGCTGACCGCCGAACAGTGGAGCACCCGGCCTCTGCACAAGCAGTACGTGGATAACGTGGCTCGCCTGACGAGTGCGCTGCAGTAA
- a CDS encoding exodeoxyribonuclease III yields the protein MRIATWNINSVRTREDRVREFLQRSDVDVLCLQETKCTDKQFPDFTDTGYEQAHFGLHSFNGVAILSRVGLTDVQTDFGQPGFNKDLDAEQALEARAIGAICGGVEVWSLYVPNGREIADPHYSYKLRWLDALAAYAAGSGVGASQRKSSEKLCLVGDYNIAPRDEDVWDRSYFDGRTHVTPNERARLRALEDAGLSAATDLIADEYTYWDYQAMRFQKGEGMRIDLQYARGITPTAARVDRDERKGKGASDHAPVIVDYNVDGED from the coding sequence ATGCGCATCGCGACCTGGAACATTAATTCCGTACGCACCCGTGAGGATCGGGTGCGCGAGTTTCTGCAGCGCAGCGACGTGGACGTGCTGTGCTTGCAGGAGACCAAATGCACGGACAAGCAGTTCCCCGACTTCACTGACACAGGCTACGAGCAGGCCCACTTCGGGCTGCACAGCTTCAACGGCGTGGCCATTCTGTCGCGCGTGGGGCTTACGGACGTCCAGACCGACTTCGGCCAGCCCGGATTCAACAAGGATCTGGACGCCGAACAAGCTCTGGAGGCCCGCGCGATCGGCGCCATCTGCGGAGGCGTGGAGGTATGGAGCCTGTACGTTCCAAACGGCCGCGAGATCGCGGACCCGCACTACTCCTACAAGCTGCGGTGGCTGGACGCCCTCGCTGCGTATGCGGCGGGTTCGGGCGTAGGGGCGTCCCAAAGAAAGAGCAGTGAAAAGCTGTGCCTGGTCGGCGACTACAACATCGCCCCGCGCGACGAGGACGTGTGGGATCGCAGCTACTTCGACGGCCGCACGCACGTGACACCCAACGAGCGCGCTCGGCTGCGCGCTCTGGAGGACGCGGGACTCTCCGCTGCGACGGACCTGATCGCCGACGAGTACACCTACTGGGATTACCAGGCCATGCGATTCCAAAAGGGCGAAGGCATGCGCATTGACCTGCAATATGCCCGCGGCATCACGCCTACCGCCGCACGTGTGGACCGCGACGAGCGCAAGGGCAAGGGCGCCTCCGATCACGCGCCAGTGATCGTGGACTACAACGTGGATGGCGAGGACTAA
- a CDS encoding N-acetylglutamate synthase, CG3035 family yields the protein MNKDTTFSAAHAGARYVEGFGFPISRRTDPVSIRPGTRVVVRYRVPSDAASNGATGAVTDAIGVLRSTNPLQVEDVVIADEDVVVLKTLSAKPVRNSDIRTLEAAKAAAFPGIDNQMIGGWLARAGDGITERSNSAVPIGPSAGLQEVPLAQLEEFYRSHDLPCQLMIPDRIGRPAEHLPGVRGPEILVMSKELGTPTESQTLAPSLADAQIELTVDDTPDADWLSMYKFRGQPLPKKALDLLCHRIDGQLGFARLMVDGQLAAITRATITDGWLGYSAVAVAPEFRRRGLGTLLCQHLLSWGADNGAERAYLDVIDSNTAGKALYHKLGFSEHHRSRSLRTR from the coding sequence ATGAATAAAGACACGACGTTCTCCGCCGCCCACGCAGGTGCGCGGTATGTGGAGGGCTTCGGTTTCCCCATCAGCCGCCGCACCGACCCCGTGAGTATCCGCCCGGGCACGCGAGTGGTCGTGCGCTACCGTGTGCCGAGTGATGCCGCCTCCAACGGCGCGACCGGCGCCGTCACCGACGCGATCGGCGTACTGCGCAGCACAAATCCGCTGCAGGTAGAAGACGTGGTGATCGCCGACGAGGATGTAGTGGTGCTAAAAACCCTCAGTGCGAAACCAGTACGCAATAGCGACATTCGGACCCTCGAGGCCGCCAAGGCTGCAGCTTTCCCCGGCATCGATAACCAGATGATCGGCGGGTGGCTGGCGCGCGCGGGCGATGGCATCACCGAACGCAGCAACTCCGCCGTACCCATCGGTCCAAGCGCCGGATTGCAGGAGGTCCCGCTGGCGCAACTGGAGGAGTTCTACCGCTCCCACGACCTGCCGTGCCAGCTGATGATCCCCGACCGAATCGGCCGCCCTGCCGAGCATCTGCCGGGTGTACGCGGTCCGGAGATTCTGGTGATGAGCAAGGAGCTTGGCACCCCGACGGAAAGCCAAACTCTGGCCCCCTCCTTGGCCGACGCGCAGATCGAGCTGACCGTCGACGACACCCCGGATGCCGACTGGTTGTCCATGTACAAATTCCGCGGCCAACCTCTGCCCAAAAAGGCCTTGGATCTGCTGTGCCACCGCATCGACGGCCAGCTCGGCTTCGCCCGCCTCATGGTCGACGGTCAACTCGCGGCCATCACCCGCGCCACCATCACTGACGGCTGGCTGGGCTATTCCGCCGTGGCGGTCGCCCCGGAATTTCGCCGCCGCGGGCTGGGCACCCTCCTGTGCCAGCACCTACTCAGCTGGGGCGCGGACAACGGCGCCGAGCGCGCCTACCTGGACGTTATCGATTCCAACACCGCTGGAAAAGCGCTGTACCACAAGCTTGGATTCAGTGAGCACCACCGCAGCCGTAGTCTGCGCACGCGCTAG
- a CDS encoding peptide deformylase translates to MTIMPIVICGDPVLHNPTTKVDPSEIPDLAPLIADMYETLSAANGVGLAANQVGVNKRFFVYDCPDTERGEMRRGCVINPVLETSEIPETMPDEEEDEEGCLSVPGYSFPTGRADWARVTGLDENGEEVTVEGTGFFARCLQHEVGHLDGFLYIDTLIGRWKRKSKKAVKAEGWDHAGNTWTPGVDEDPFGHE, encoded by the coding sequence ATGACCATCATGCCTATCGTCATCTGTGGCGACCCTGTACTGCACAACCCCACCACCAAGGTGGACCCCAGCGAGATTCCCGACCTCGCCCCGCTGATCGCGGATATGTACGAAACGCTCTCTGCTGCCAACGGCGTGGGACTGGCAGCCAACCAGGTGGGCGTGAACAAACGATTCTTCGTCTACGACTGCCCCGATACCGAGCGCGGCGAGATGCGCCGCGGCTGCGTGATCAACCCCGTCCTGGAGACCAGCGAGATCCCAGAGACCATGCCGGACGAAGAGGAAGACGAGGAGGGCTGCCTCTCCGTCCCCGGCTACTCCTTCCCCACCGGCCGCGCGGACTGGGCGCGAGTCACCGGCCTGGACGAAAACGGTGAGGAGGTCACCGTCGAGGGCACCGGCTTCTTCGCCCGCTGCCTGCAGCACGAGGTCGGCCACCTGGACGGCTTCCTTTACATCGACACTCTGATCGGCCGGTGGAAGCGCAAGTCCAAGAAGGCTGTCAAGGCCGAGGGCTGGGACCACGCCGGAAACACCTGGACTCCCGGCGTGGACGAGGATCCTTTCGGGCATGAATAA
- a CDS encoding DUF3263 domain-containing protein: protein MLSDREIAILEFERRWWLDTSAKNEHIRGEFGVDPVRYFQQLNRLIERPEALDFDPVLVRMLLRRRDEEL, encoded by the coding sequence ATGTTGTCAGACCGAGAGATCGCCATTTTGGAGTTCGAGCGCCGTTGGTGGCTGGATACTAGCGCGAAGAACGAGCATATTCGTGGCGAGTTTGGGGTTGATCCGGTCCGCTATTTTCAGCAGCTCAATCGTTTGATCGAGCGCCCAGAGGCGCTGGACTTCGACCCTGTTTTGGTGCGTATGTTGCTGCGTCGTAGAGATGAAGAGCTCTGA
- a CDS encoding LytR C-terminal domain-containing protein encodes MTEPNRPRHALDDDTDNENLGLPLRGLAMILIAVAVLLIGWGVFSLTGKDSDESSQASQTQQAQQTQGQQGQQPSASNEQDKGTAIDDAEQPKPEDGRDTPEGDRTDAGREGDAAAAEGGVKKEDTYVAVLNNSPIAGLAGDVANKMRDQQWNKTGVGNLPDESGVFPTSVVLYSKGNDAERQLAEQLAKDLGIQARERDEATDRAIEGVEMLEGERPAGVVVVTTNDMPR; translated from the coding sequence GTGACTGAACCCAATCGACCACGCCATGCACTCGACGACGACACGGACAACGAGAACCTGGGCCTCCCGCTGCGCGGCCTGGCCATGATTCTGATTGCCGTAGCCGTTCTGCTGATCGGCTGGGGTGTATTCTCCCTGACCGGGAAGGATTCCGACGAGTCCTCTCAGGCCAGCCAGACCCAACAGGCCCAGCAGACCCAGGGGCAGCAAGGTCAGCAGCCTTCTGCTTCCAATGAACAAGACAAGGGCACGGCGATCGATGATGCCGAGCAACCGAAGCCGGAAGACGGGCGCGACACTCCGGAAGGTGATCGTACCGACGCTGGTCGCGAGGGTGACGCTGCAGCGGCGGAAGGTGGCGTCAAAAAAGAAGACACCTACGTAGCCGTCCTCAACAACAGCCCCATCGCCGGGCTCGCCGGCGACGTTGCCAACAAGATGCGCGACCAGCAGTGGAACAAGACCGGTGTGGGTAACCTACCGGACGAGTCTGGTGTCTTCCCGACGTCTGTAGTGCTCTACTCGAAGGGTAATGACGCCGAGCGTCAGCTGGCCGAGCAGCTCGCCAAGGACCTGGGGATCCAAGCACGCGAGCGTGACGAGGCTACCGACCGGGCCATCGAAGGCGTAGAGATGCTGGAGGGGGAGCGCCCCGCGGGTGTCGTTGTTGTGACAACAAATGACATGCCCCGCTAA
- a CDS encoding glutamate--cysteine ligase gives MDFPGSAPSVGIEWEVALVDPETRDLVPRAAELIARMDEVHPGHKVVREFLANTVEMVSSVHDTIPEAVEDLHVQAKQLMECADDIGVNLFSAGTHPFAHWGDQKLSEKGSYQEIIERTQYWGRQMLIWGIHVHVGVGSKEKVWPIINALMTHYPHILAMSASSPAWEGLDTGYSSNRTLLYQQLPTAGMPYQFENWEQWEEFNRDQDLSGVINHTGSMHFDVRPTKYGTVETRFADATMELWELAAIAAYTHCLVVYFERRLDAGHELPTLQPWHVAENKWRAARYGLDALIITDRETNEALVTDELDAWVDRLAPLSEELGCAAELQDVRKLIARGGDYALQRAAARKHGAAPEPGTRTRGDDGVEGGFTQPEAWIAAVDLTVDSLRKSL, from the coding sequence ATGGACTTCCCGGGTTCCGCACCTTCCGTCGGTATTGAGTGGGAAGTCGCGCTCGTCGACCCCGAAACCCGCGACCTGGTCCCACGCGCCGCTGAACTGATAGCGCGGATGGACGAGGTACACCCCGGCCACAAGGTCGTCCGCGAATTCCTGGCCAACACCGTGGAAATGGTCTCCAGCGTGCACGACACGATCCCGGAGGCGGTCGAGGACCTGCACGTCCAGGCGAAGCAACTAATGGAATGCGCGGATGACATCGGCGTGAACCTGTTTTCTGCGGGCACGCATCCTTTCGCGCACTGGGGGGATCAGAAGCTCAGCGAAAAGGGCAGCTACCAGGAGATCATTGAGCGCACCCAGTACTGGGGGCGCCAGATGCTGATTTGGGGAATCCACGTGCACGTGGGGGTGGGCTCCAAGGAAAAAGTGTGGCCCATCATCAATGCGTTGATGACGCACTACCCGCACATCCTGGCCATGTCCGCCAGCTCGCCCGCCTGGGAAGGGCTGGATACCGGCTACTCCTCCAACCGCACCCTGCTGTACCAGCAGCTGCCCACCGCGGGCATGCCTTACCAGTTTGAAAACTGGGAACAGTGGGAGGAGTTCAACCGGGATCAGGACCTATCGGGAGTGATTAACCACACCGGATCCATGCACTTCGACGTGCGCCCGACAAAGTACGGCACGGTGGAAACCCGTTTTGCGGACGCCACGATGGAGCTGTGGGAGCTTGCCGCCATCGCCGCCTATACCCACTGCCTAGTGGTGTACTTCGAGCGCCGCCTGGACGCCGGTCACGAGCTGCCGACCCTGCAGCCCTGGCATGTCGCGGAAAACAAGTGGCGCGCGGCCCGCTACGGCCTGGACGCACTGATTATTACCGACCGGGAGACCAACGAGGCGCTGGTCACGGACGAGCTGGACGCCTGGGTAGATAGGCTCGCTCCGCTGTCCGAGGAGCTGGGCTGTGCGGCAGAGCTGCAGGATGTGCGCAAACTGATTGCCCGTGGTGGGGATTACGCTCTGCAGCGCGCCGCGGCTCGCAAGCACGGCGCAGCACCGGAACCCGGCACCCGCACACGTGGAGACGATGGGGTAGAGGGCGGCTTCACGCAGCCGGAGGCGTGGATCGCCGCAGTGGACCTGACTGTCGATTCCCTGCGGAAGTCGCTGTAG